One part of the Solea solea chromosome 16, fSolSol10.1, whole genome shotgun sequence genome encodes these proteins:
- the cpt1a2b gene encoding carnitine O-palmitoyltransferase 1, liver isoform: protein MAEAHQAVAFQFTITPEGIDLQLSYQALNQIYLSGLRSWKKRVSRIRNRVIKGVYPASPSSWLFVVIAILATMYMRSDPSMGLIAKIQQHLPLSLHVSLSAQGQTMLSALVFSTLLWLSLILALRFCLKLLLSYHQWMFEQHGRVSNTTKIWVTLLRLLSSRKPLLYSYQTSLPHLPVPAIKDTLSRHLESVRPLLTDPEFERMTELTNKFESNLGNRLQRYLKLKALWATNYVSDWWEEYVYLRSRSPIMVNSNYYGMDFLYVTPTPLQAARAGNTITALLLYRRKLNREELKPSRVPGTVIPLCAAQCERMFNTTRTPGEETDVLQHWLDSEFVTVYHKGRFFRLWVYRAGRLLSPREIEYQVQRILDDTSPPQPGEEKLGALTAGERIPWSQTRKKHFSSGVNKRSLDVIERAAFFVTLDDEEQGMRGDDPEGNLDRYAKSLLHGKCYDRWFDKSFSIVIYKNGKNGLNAEHSWADAPTVAHLWEFTLATDAFQLGYTEDGHCKGEVDRSLPHPQRLLWDISSEVQTQAESSLAVARTLADDVDCHVFPFREFGKGRIKKLRVSPDAFIQISLQLAYFRDRGGFCLTYEASMTRLFREGRTETVRSCSNESSAFVKALDGGEAEEQCRHLFQLASEKHQNLYRMAMTGAGIDRHLFCLYVVSKYLGVESPFLKEVLSEPWRLSTSQTPVQQMELFDIKNHPDFISLGGGFGPVADDGYGVSYIIVGEELINFHVSSKHSCSETDSHRFGAAIRQALQDIMVVLTVDPKSSSSSSSSKGSVKPQAKKLL from the exons ATGGCAGAAGCCCACCAGGCCGTGGCGTTCCAGTTCACCATAACCCCAGAGGGCATTGACCTGCAGCTGTCCTATCAGGCCCTGAACCAGATCTACCTGTCCGGTTTACGGTCATGGAAGAAACGAGTCAGCCGCATACGG AACAGGGTGATTAAGGGAGTGTACCCCGCCAGCCCTTCCTCTTGGCTGTTTGTTGTCATAGCGATCCTCGCCACCATGTACATGCGCTCTGATCCCAGCATGGGTCTCATCGCCAAGATACAGCAACACCTGCCGCTCAG TCTCCACGTATCCCTCAGTGCCCAGGGCCAGACTATGTTGTCAGCGCTGGTGTTCAGCACGCTGCTGTGGCTCTCCCTCATCCTCGCACTCAGATTCTGCCTCAAGCTGCTGCTCTCCTACCACCAATGGATGTTCGAACAGCATGGCAGAGTTTCCAACACCACTAAAATCTGGGTG accCTGTTGAGGTTACTGTCAAGCAGGAAGCCCTTGTTGTACAGCTATCAAACGTCTCTACCTCACCTGCCTGTTCCTGCCATTAAAGACACACTGAGCCGG CACCTGGAGTCCGTGCGCCCACTGCTCACTGATCCAGAGTTTGAGCGAATGACTGAACTGACCAATAAGTTTGAATCTAATCTGGGAAACCGTCTTCAACGTTACTTGAAACTTAAAGCTCTGTGGGCCACAAATTAT gtGAGTGACTGGTGGGAGGAATATGTCTACTTGAGATCCCGAAGTCCAATCATGGTCAACAGTAACTATTATGGCATG GACTTTCTGTATGTGACCCCGACTCCGCTGCAGGCTGCCAGAGCAGGTAACACCATCACTGCCCTGCTCCTCTACCGCCGCAAGTTAAACCGAGAGGAACTCAAACCG AGTCGTGTTCCAGGTACTGTTATCCCTCTGTGTGCTGCTCAGTGTGAGAGGATGTTCAACACAACGCGCACGCCAGGAGAAGAGACTG ATGTACTGCAGCATTGGCTGGACAGTGAGTTTGTGACAGTGTACCATAAGGGACGCTTTTTCCGCCTGTGGGTGTACCGGGCGGGCCGACTGCTTTCTCCTCGGGAGATTGAGTACCAGGTCCAGAGGATCCTGGATGACACTTCACCCCCACAACCTGGAGAGGAAAAACTGGGGGCTCTCACTGCTGGTGAAAG GATCCCTTGGTCCCAAACGAGGAAGAAACACTTCAGCTCCGGTGTCAACAAGCGATCACTGGATGTCATAGAGAGGGCAGCCTTCTTCGTAACTTTGGATGATGAAGAGCAAGGCATGAGGGGGGATGACCCAGAAGGCAACCTCGACCGTTACGCCAAGTCCCTGCTCCATGGGAAATGTTACGACAG GTGGTTTGATAAATCATTCTCCATTGTGATCTACAAGAACGGGAAGAATGGACTGAACGCAGAGCACTCGTGGGCTGATGCACCCACTGTTGCTCACCTTTGGGAG tTCACGCTGGCCACAGATGCCTTCCAGCTTGGTTACACTGAGGATGGACACTGTAAAGGCGAGGTGGACCGGTCACTACCCCACCCTCAGAGGCTTCTCTGGGACATCTCCTCTGAG gTTCAGACGCAGGCGGAAAGTTCCCTGGCTGTTGCCCGCACACTGGCAGACGATGTGGACTGCCATGTGTTTCCCTTTAGAGAGTTTGGCAAAGGACGGATCAAGAAGCTCCGCGTCAGTCCGGATGCCTTTATACAGATCAGCTTACAACTGGCTTACTTCAGG GATCGCGGTGGCTTCTGTCTGACCTACGAGGCTTCCATGACACGCCTGTTCAGGGAGGGCAGGACAGAGACTGTGCGATCCTGCTCCAATGAAAGCTCCGCCTTTGTCAAAGCCCTGGATGGCGGCGAG GCTGAGGAACAATGCAGACATCTCTTCCAACTGGCTTCAGAGAAGCACCAGAACCTTTATCGGATGGCTATGACTGGAGCTGGAATTGACAGACACCTCTTCTGCCTGTATGTGGTTTCCAAATACCTGGGGGTGGAGTCACCATTCCTGAAAGAG GTTCTGTCGGAGCCTTGGCGTCTCTCCACCAGTCAGACTCCAGTGCAGCAGATGGAGCTGTTTGACATCAAGAATCACCCTGACTTCATATCACTGGGTGGAGGATTTGGACCT GTTGCTGATGATGGATATGGAGTTTCATACATTATCGTGGGCGAGGAGTTGATCAACTTCCACGTGTCATCCAAACACTCCTGCAGTGAGACT GACTCCCACAGGTTTGGAGCTGCGATACGTCAAGCTCTCCAAGACATCATGGTTGTCCTGACTGTTGACCCCaagtcctcctcgtcctcctcgtcctccaaAGGCAGCGTGAAGCCACAGGCCAAGAAGCTCCTCTGA